cGGACAAATCTGTGCAACTGAGAGAAGAGCATTTAGTGTCTTCctttaaaacataaaaaacttaCAAATGAATAGCATGAACTTTTAATAGTGATAAATAAAAACAGAAGGGCTATTGGAATATCAGAAAGTGTTTTATGCTTATCAGATGTCATACAACCTTCCAGCACAAAGTTACAGAACATTAACAAGAATGTAAGAAGTTCATCTTAAAGGTGAAGAATTTGAAGGCTTTATTTAGATTATGTGAGACCACTGATATCATATATTTACTTTTAAATGAAGTTATGATTGACACACAACTTCAGTGACAGGTGTAAACTATTTTTATCTTTTAGTAAACCAAACTAACTTTGGACAGTAGATTAAGCTTTTACCAAATTGACACTTAATGCAGGTACTGGTGGTGGTCAGTTCATTTATGTGGACAGACCACAAACGCTCCAGCTGCCACCCCTTTCACATCAAAAGATCCCTCCCACATAACCTAGCCAGTTGTGGACGACATATCCAGTGTGCTGAAGGTATCatgaaggccttcacagacaggcaccacatctacacccacatctatactctgcaaaccactgtgaggtgcgttggagagggtatgtcccattataccggttattagggtttcttcttgttccattcttgTATAGAGCATAGGAacaatgattgtttgaatacctctccacatgcagtaattattctattcTTATCCTCATGACccatatgtgagcgatacatagatGGTTATAGTATATTCCTAAAGTAATCATTTAGacccagttcttgaaattttggtaatagactttctcgggatagtttacgtctatcttcaagaatcttccagctcagttccttcagtatctaccTACGTGATTCTCTCCCaacgatcaaacaaacctgtgacaattcatgCTGCCCTTGTCTGTGTATGTTCAAAATTCCCTGTTAGTCCAACTGGTATGGGTCCCGCACACATGAGCAATACTTTAGAAATAGTCGCACAAGTGATTTTTTAAGCACTCTCCATAGTAGACTGATTGTACTTCtacagtgttctaccaataaactgctttacccatgactgaacctatgttgatcattccatttcatatccctacaaagtgtttacccagatatttgtatgagttggccaattccaacagtaactcactgatattatagttgtAGGATACTACGTTTTATCATTTCGtgaagtgcactattttacattgctgaacatttaaagcaagtttccaatctctgcacaactttgaaatcttatcaagatatgactgaatatttatgcagcttctttcagatagttcttaattatagataactgcatcaactgcaaaaagtctgatgttaccatttaatattgtctgcaatgtcatcaatgtacaacatgaacagcaaaggtcccaacacacttctttgGCGCTCACTGGAAGTTacgtctacatctgacgatgactctccatccaagataacatgttgcatcctctctaccaaaaagtcctcaatccagtcataaatttcatttgataccccgtatgatcatacttttgacagtaagcacaAGTGTGGTACTGTTCAAATGCTTCTTGGCAATCAAGAAATACAGCGTCTCTCTGATTGCCTTGATcaaaagctttcaatatgtcatgtggGACCTCCTAAagctagtccacaaacagatttctcgtgccatatcctcacacaccctcagtcctcccaccactcgcaagaatcagctacaaaggagtgccccctcgTCAACCAATATCACCATCCACTGGAACAAATGAACAATATCCTTCGCCAGGGCCACGTTTATCTCtcatcatgcccagaaatgagagacatcctacccaagatccttcccatccctcctaaagtgatgttccCTTGTCCACCCAACATACACATCACCTTAGTCCATCCCTACGCCCCTCCCGTTCCCAAGACCTGTCGAATCCATCCACCCAGCATATCCTACTCCAACCCTGCCACAGGCTTCTCCTGCCCCATCAGAGGCTGGAACAACTGTGAAAGCACCCaggtcatataccaactctgctgcaaacactgcacacctTTTTACATCTTTACGGCAAACAACCAGCTGTTGACCAGGATAAATGGTCTCTATCAAACTGTTgctaagaacaaagttgaccatatGGTGCCACAACATGCAGCCAAGCATAACACGCTTGATTTCAATATGTGCTTTAAAACTTGgcccatctggatccttccctccaccaccaccttCTCCGAACTACGCAGATGAGAATTGTCCTTAAAACTCATCCATCACTCCTATATttgtcctggcctcaatctcctGTAGCTCATTCTCCccacacccttcacccaacagtttcccctttgatgggattcatgttgggcaatctggattGCCAAATCATTTGtttgaattgttcagaatgttcaccaaaccaatcgtgaacaattttggcccggtgacatggcacattaacatccaaaaaaatttcatcattgtttggggacatgaaggccatgaatggctgcaaatggtctccaggtagccgaatataaccatttccagtcaatgattggttcagttggaccagaggacccagtctattccatgtacgCACAGTCCACACCACTGtgtagccaccaacagcttgcagagtgccttgttgacaacctggtacACAGCTTTGTGGGGTATGCAACACActtgaaccctatcatcagctcttactaactgcaaTCAGGAGCCATCTGAACAGGCCACAGTTTTACAGCTGTCTGGGGTctaactgatatggtcatgagacCAGGATGGAACTTaagatgatgtcgtgctgttagcaaaggcacttgtgttggtcgtctgctgtcataacccattaacaccaaatttcgccacactgtcctaacagataattCTGTCGtatgtcccactttgatttctgttgATATTTCATGCAATGCTGCTTGTCTGTAAGtactgacaattctacacaaatgCTACTGCTCTCATTTGTtaggtgaaggctgttggccaccgtgttgtccatggcgagaggtaatgcctgaaatttgttattctcagcacattcttgacactgtggatctccaaatattgaattccctaactatttccaaaatggaatgtcccatgtgtttaCTTTCAACTAGTATTCCGCGTCCAAAGTCTTGTAATTCCCATCGTTcggccacaatcacatcggaaaccttttcacatgaatcacttgagtacaaatggcagttctgccaatgcactgcacttttatgtCTTGTGTATGCAGTGGTAGTGCCAACTGTGTATTGCATATTGCTATCCCTTTACTTTTGACACCTCATTGTATGTTGTGTAACAAATCATTGAGTAGACTGGCAATACGAGTCTATCACAGTgcattcacatttttcctgaagaACTGGTTTATTATTAGCTAGCTGTGTCCGTTTAAGTTGCTGTCCTTAAAACAGATTAATCATATTGGTGCATGGAAGAAGCAGATGTTACAATCACGAATCAAGGTATGAACAACTGATGGCAAAACCTTGGTTACCATCATCTCTTTTATATGTATCTACTGCAGTATGTAGTGTACAGACTTCTTTCCTAGTAATCTTTTATGAAATGCTTTAGCACTCACAGTCATCTTCCCAGACTTTGCTCAGAAATGTAATCAGTAGAAACATTAATAAATCCTCATGAAAAGTAATCACATCTATCGCAATTTACAGAATATACAAGCCAGATGAAGATATTGATAGAATGGGTGGGTATACTCTTGTGTTGCCTTGGAAAAGATTAAATTTCTGCAAAGTAATAGTTTTATTTTAACAAAGTtacttgatttattattattattttgcagaaaAGTGGAGCTGACTGTGTGAAATTCCAAAAATCTTGCTTATCCGAAAAATTTAATGCTGAAGCTCTTAATCGGCCTTATGAAAATGAGAACTCTTGGGGTAAAACATATGGTGAACATAAAAGATTTTTGGAATTTAATCAGGAGCAGTTTAGAGAGTTGCAGCGATATGCTGAAGAAGAAGTTGGAATAATGTTTTCGGCATCAGCAATGGATATGGTAAGTATACAGTCCCTAAAAGCCCTCAACTCTCTTAACAGTAAATTTATTGTTTTATCTTTATCATTAATGATGTGTCATTCTTAGGTATCAGTTGATATGCTTGACTCTCTGAATGTCCCATTTATAAAAATTGGTTCTGGCGATGCAAACAATTTTCCCTTGTTGAGATATGCAGCATTTAAGAAACGGCCCATGTTCATATCTACAGGTATGTATTTATAGTTGTTTTATTTGCAAGTTCCTTGAATTTCTATGAGTGTTGTAACTATGTTGTAATACATTTGTTTTATATAGGTATGACAAACATGGAAATAGTGAAAAAGATATATCACTGTGTTCGAGCTATCTTTAGTAAATTTTGTTTATtgcactgtgtttcatcgtatccTACAAAGCCCGAGGAAGTCAACTTGAGAGTTATCACTACATTCAAACAGGAATTTCCTGATGTACATATTGGATATTCTGGACATGAAGTTGGGATAGCAATTTCAATAGCTGCTGTTGCTATGGGATCCAAGGTATTATCAATAGTCTGCTGTTACTTTGTTTGTGGAGAGTATCTAACATAGATATTAAAACcttctgaatatacactcctggaaatggaaaaaagaacacattgacaccggtgtgtcagacccaccatacttgctccggacactgcgagagggctgtacaagcaatgatcacacgcacggcacagcggacacaccaggaaccgcggtgttggccgtcgaatggcgctagctgcgcagcatttgtgcaccgccgccgtcagtgtcagccagtttgccgtggcatacggagctccatcgcagtctttaacactggtagcatgccgcggcagcgtggacgtgaaccgtatgtgcagttgacggactttgagcgagggcgtatagtgggcatgcgggaggccgggtggacgtaccgccaaattgctcaacacgtggggcgtgaggtctccacagtacatcgatgttgtcgccagtggtcggcggaaggtgcacgtgcccgtcgacctgggaccggaccgcagcgacgcacggatgcacgccaagaccgtaggatcctacgcagtgccataggggaccgcactgccacttcccagcaaattagggacactgttgctcctggggtatcggcgaggaccattcgcaaccgtctccatgaagctgggctatggtcccgcacaccgttaggccgtcttccgctcacgccccaacatcgtgcagcccgcctccagtggtgtcgcgacaggcgtgaatggagggacgaatggagacgtgtcgtcttcagcgatgagagtcgcttctgccttggtgccaatgatggtcgtatgcgtgtttggcgccgtgcaggtgagcgccacaatcaggactgcatacggccgaggcacacagggccaacacccggcatcatggtgtggggagcgatctcctacactggccgtacaccagtggtgatcgtcgaggggacactgaatagtgcacggtacatccaaaccgtcatcgaacccatcgttctaccattcctagaccggcaagggaacttgctgttccaacaggacaatgcacgtccgcatgtatcccgtgccacccaacgtgctctagaaggtgtaagtcaactaccctggccagcaagatctccggatctgtcccccattgagcatgtttgggactggatgaagcgtcgtctcatgcggtctgcacgtccagcacgaatgctggtccaactgaggcgccaggtggaaatggcatggcaagccgttccacaggactacatccagcatctctacgatcatctccatgggagaatagcagcctgcattgctgcgaaaggtggatatacactgtactagtgctgacattgtgcatgctctgatgcctgtgtctatgtgcctgtggttctgtcagtgtgatcatgtgatgtatctgaccccaggaatgtgtcaatgaagtttccccttcctgggacaatgaattcacggtgttcttatttcaatttccaggagtgtattaccattGTATTTACTCCCTCAAAACTTGTTTGTTTAGAAAAATGTAGAGCTGAATAAAATCAGTTATGTTACTGCTTTAATGAATTCACAGAATCGACTGGGAAGTGTAGCTCCATATAAATatataatgaaattttaatttgcaTGTAAGTTGTATTCAACAGGCGAACATAAAATTAAAAAGCATTCAAATTAGGATGTGAAAGTAAACAAAATCATACTAGAACTGAAAGATTTTGTTCATGATACTGGGCTgtaaatgaaataatgtttatgttagtAATTTCAAACGAGATGTATATGTCTTCATTTATGGATTCTTAGGGtacttctttattcttcaagtctagcAATGCATTTAAAGGAAATAAAGGGAAGATTACAGTTCAATGTTATGTCAACATTATGGTCATTATAAATGGAAGACAAATCCAGCTGAAAGAGGAAAGAATCTGCTGTGGCATTTTAAAACCTTCCTGTAACTTGTTGTTAGCGATTTAGGGGTGCATATAAAATATATATCAGAATTACGCATTAGTATCAGAATTATGCATTAGTATCAGAATCCATCTGAATATGGGCCTTTGCCTCTATATCAGATCATTTGTGGATATCCTTTTGCAACAAGCTGAAAGCAGTTTCTACAAATCCCAATAAACTGCAGCTCACCTGTCAATAAATTACCTAAATTccaataaaatttattattatcAAAAGGATATTCATTTGAGAAAACTCACTGTTGGGTGAAAAACATTCAAGTTCTGCTGTTTCTGAATATCCACTGAGCATTAAATTAGTCAACTGTTTATGCAAAACCTAGAAAAAGAGGGAAAATTCCACATTTTCTGGCAATGAGACAGCAGTCCAAAAGAGACTAGAAAGCTGATGGCATTTATAGAGAGCTGCAGTAAAACCTCATTCTGTAGGCTTAGCTGAAGGTGTAACACAGTTATTGCTAAATTAGATGAGGATATATTTCCCACCACTGTTCAAAATTCATCCAAAAATGAGTAGCACTGGTAGGTCTAGGTTGTAGTTGCCATGTAACATCTGCCCACATATTTTTATTGCTTTGGATCTGGTGATTTTGGTATGAAAGGAGTATGTTTATGTCTCTCTTTGCATTCAAACCAGTTCTGAACAGCTCTGTTGTTTTAAATGAGACAGTGGTCCTGTaaataaatcagaaaactgtatattggatggaacctgaagtgatgctgcaGTCTTTTATGGGCACTGCTGCACCAATTTCTGCAATCTAGATTAACTTCCAAGGCTAATCCAAAATGTCCCCTTCCCCTTTTCACAAACACTCTCTTTCTCTTCTAATCTCCATGCTGCCTATCTTCGAAACCAAAAAGGGATAGCACCCCAAAGTAAAAATAGGGTGATACAGAGAATGGTTTAAATATGGTATCAGAGATGTTGCTAAAATTAAATTGGGAATTTTTAGAACATCTCTTTGTTCCCTCATGTTTTCTTCCAAAGTGAAAGTGAGACTTAAGTTGCTCCACAATGCATCATGCAGCTAAAATAAAAGAATCATATTCACAGGAGGCAGAAACAAAGATATGAATAACATTTAATGTGCTACAAATGTTAAAAAGTGTAAATTACAACTGATGTTTAAGAAAATATCTTTTTAATCAAACTTTTCCTTTTATATTCTTGATCttgacttcaaatttttacacagatCCTGTTTTCAGGTGCTAGAGCGGCACATAACGCTCAACAAGAGTTGGAAAGGAAGTGATCACAAATGTTCATTAACACCAGAGGAATTTACAGAAATGGTAACAAATATAAGAATTGTGGAACAAGCACTAGGTAATCCCCAAAAGAAGATTCAGCCCAGTGAATTACTGTGCTATAACAAGCTAGGTAAAACATTGGTAGCTGGGCAAGATTTGAAGCTGGGGTCTTTACTGACACAACATGATATTAAAATTAAAGTAGCAGAACCCAAAGGGATAAAGGCTGAAGACGTGGAACATGTTCTTGGGAAAAAATTAATCAGAGATATTAAGAGAGATGAAAGCATATGTTTAACAGATCTGACTGAAATCCAAAGTCTATCAGATTTAACTGTTACACAACCAGAAAGTTAAAGATATCAGTGTTTATAACTAGGAGCAAAAAAAAACCATTGTAATGAGTGCTCTTATTCACAGTGGAGCACCTGCACGATCAGAATAATCTATTGTGATAACTCAGATCTCTTCATTTTATGATGTTCTGCAGGTCTGGAACCTTAACCCTTCGAGTAGGCATGCCGATTTTCATAACACAATAGGCACTTGGCATACTTTGTACACATCTATAGCATGTCTGTCGTCGTGTTACGAAGGTAAACAAGTATGACCAAAATCACAGCTTAaacttagtttaattaaacaatgataaaattaacTTAGATTATAGGAGCTAAATCATTGttcaattaaacaataataaaattaactttcaTTGAATCTCTCTGTTGCCACACACTAGTGTTAGTCCACAGTAATGAACCACTTGGAGCATCAAACAGCACAGTTGCATCATTGCGAGCTAAACACTTATTTGATTACCTATTATCTCGTGCTGTAAGCTCAGAATCTGTCTTCTTTTCTTGCATGGAAGGTAATTTTTTTCTCCCCTAGCTCGGTGTTTATTTTATATAATTGCTGCTCGCTTGGACctatgacaacacaacttatcactgtgttagctgaagcaataacaaAGGAATAAGTATGGTCTTGCAAttataaaacaacaatggaatggtacaagacaATCTTATTTGTGGTTGGCGCACTTCATAAATAGGTGCACCTGCTCGAGGGTTAATATTATTCCAATTGTTCTGCAAGACACAAGAGAAAAATCTAATTATCATCTGTCGGAAGATGAACTTGAGAAAATCTGACAGGAACAGAAATTATGAAAGTATATGAATATTCAACTACTGCAATCTTTAAGCATTTTGCCTATCAGGGTAAAGAAACAAAATGCAAGAGAAGTAAGTTAAGAATCCATAGTTACCGAAGGACTGAAAAATCACTGCACAGTGTGAATTAAGGGGTATGAGAaataaaggaactgaactggaaatcAAAAGGGGCTACATACATAGATATCAAAGCACtatcaaagattggagctcaactttgaaagagcagatatagatgaaaCAGGAAGGAAAGGAATGCCACAAAGATTTTGGGGAAAGATGAGAGAGATCCAAATTAGATCTAAAAAGTGGCTTCCTAGAGCACATTTAAAACTATCAATCCTACCTTCCACCAAATTTTACTTACATTCTATGTTCTCCTTCTaatgttttatttctgtcactatAGGTTTTTTTAATCTTTGTGTTTTATTACCATTCTTTACTCGTTCCTTTGCAAATATGCTCCTCTCACCCCTCCTTTCACTCTATTTCTGTTTTCTCTAATCTTCCATATCCATCTACATCATGTGAGTTGTTTAAGGTTTGATTTCTCATTCTCAAACTCTTAATAGTTTGCTAAAATTTGGGTCTCTTGCATTTAATATTGTTTTGGTTCCAATTTCTTTCATCTGCCTACTGTCTTCCTTGATGCACAGCTTCTTATCACTTTAGCTAATTATTTACTGCTTACTCCTGCTATAAGCACATTTATTCTGAAGCAGTTATGTAGTTCTTCCATTTCATTATAGCTTCAGTTCATATTGTATGCATATCAAACTGAACCATTGTGTGGTTGTGAGCTCTTATTTCAAAGACTGTATGTAtttcagttataaataaaaaataaatgacacaacacaaaaatactgtttttaccttatATTGTGGCTGCCAGGTGAAAACCATT
This DNA window, taken from Schistocerca piceifrons isolate TAMUIC-IGC-003096 chromosome 4, iqSchPice1.1, whole genome shotgun sequence, encodes the following:
- the LOC124795233 gene encoding sialic acid synthase isoform X2, which encodes MKILIEWKSGADCVKFQKSCLSEKFNAEALNRPYENENSWGKTYGEHKRFLEFNQEQFRELQRYAEEEVGIMFSASAMDMVSVDMLDSLNVPFIKIGSGDANNFPLLRYAAFKKRPMFISTGMTNMEIVKKIYHCVRAIFSKFCLLHCVSSYPTKPEEVNLRVITTFKQEFPDVHIGYSGHEVGIAISIAAVAMGSKVLERHITLNKSWKGSDHKCSLTPEEFTEMVTNIRIVEQALGNPQKKIQPSELLCYNKLGKTLVAGQDLKLGSLLTQHDIKIKVAEPKGIKAEDVEHVLGKKLIRDIKRDESICLTDLTEIQSLSDLTVTQPES
- the LOC124795233 gene encoding sialic acid synthase isoform X1, giving the protein MAADIDIAYGKKVGTNEPCFIIAEIGQNHQGDIGIAKKLISCAKKSGADCVKFQKSCLSEKFNAEALNRPYENENSWGKTYGEHKRFLEFNQEQFRELQRYAEEEVGIMFSASAMDMVSVDMLDSLNVPFIKIGSGDANNFPLLRYAAFKKRPMFISTGMTNMEIVKKIYHCVRAIFSKFCLLHCVSSYPTKPEEVNLRVITTFKQEFPDVHIGYSGHEVGIAISIAAVAMGSKVLERHITLNKSWKGSDHKCSLTPEEFTEMVTNIRIVEQALGNPQKKIQPSELLCYNKLGKTLVAGQDLKLGSLLTQHDIKIKVAEPKGIKAEDVEHVLGKKLIRDIKRDESICLTDLTEIQSLSDLTVTQPES